Proteins encoded together in one Marinobacter sp. Arc7-DN-1 window:
- the mnmH gene encoding tRNA 2-selenouridine(34) synthase MnmH, whose amino-acid sequence MASRPDTDDYLSLFLNDVPLMDVRAPVEFARGSFPNAENAPLMNDEERHRVGICYKEKGQDKAIELGHQLVSGDIKAQRIEAWKHFVARHPGGYLFCFRGGLRSRLTQQWIHEAGIDYPLVKGGYKALRRFLIDSLEARIESSEFRILSGRTGTGKTRVLKQLPNPVDLEGLANHRGSSFGRQVTAQPSQIDFENRLAVAMLKAHQLIGGSVYLEDESRLVGRCALPESLRARMAESPLMVLEQPLEERITIIREDYVEGMVADYVNRDGAEAGWLNFRDYLLSALDRIRKRLGGERHQQLRSLMEQALAEQQADGRTEAHNAWIQALLQDYYDPMYDYQLSRKEGRILVRGGPDAILDWARAGFVA is encoded by the coding sequence ATGGCAAGCAGACCCGACACCGACGACTACCTTTCCCTGTTCCTGAATGACGTGCCCCTGATGGACGTCCGGGCACCGGTGGAGTTCGCCCGGGGCAGCTTTCCGAATGCGGAAAATGCGCCCCTGATGAATGACGAGGAGCGCCATCGGGTCGGCATCTGTTACAAGGAAAAGGGCCAGGACAAGGCCATTGAACTGGGACACCAACTGGTCTCAGGTGATATCAAGGCTCAGCGCATTGAAGCCTGGAAACACTTTGTCGCCCGCCACCCCGGGGGCTACCTGTTCTGCTTCCGGGGCGGCCTGCGCTCCCGGCTTACCCAGCAATGGATCCACGAGGCCGGCATTGACTACCCTCTGGTAAAAGGCGGCTACAAGGCCCTGCGCCGCTTCCTGATCGACAGCCTGGAAGCCCGGATTGAATCCAGCGAATTCCGCATCCTCAGCGGTCGCACAGGGACAGGCAAGACCCGGGTTCTGAAGCAGCTCCCTAATCCGGTGGACCTTGAAGGCCTGGCCAACCACCGAGGCTCCAGTTTCGGGCGGCAGGTTACTGCGCAACCCTCCCAGATCGACTTTGAGAACCGGCTCGCCGTGGCCATGCTCAAAGCCCATCAACTCATTGGCGGGTCTGTTTACCTGGAAGACGAGAGCCGTCTGGTCGGTCGCTGCGCCCTGCCCGAATCGCTCAGGGCAAGGATGGCCGAATCCCCCCTGATGGTCCTGGAGCAGCCGCTGGAAGAGCGCATTACCATCATTCGCGAAGACTATGTTGAGGGTATGGTCGCGGATTACGTCAACCGGGATGGCGCCGAGGCCGGCTGGCTGAATTTCCGGGACTATCTGCTCAGCGCCCTTGATCGCATTCGTAAACGTCTGGGAGGCGAGCGGCACCAGCAGCTTCGCAGCCTGATGGAGCAGGCGCTTGCAGAACAGCAAGCCGATGGCCGGACAGAAGCCCACAACGCGTGGATCCAGGCATTGCTGCAGGATTACTACGACCCCATGTATGACTACCAGCTGAGCCGGAAAGAGGGTCGAATTCTTGTTCGCGGGGGCCCGGACGCAATTCTGGACTGGGCCAGAGCCGGTTTCGTTGCGTAA
- a CDS encoding mechanosensitive ion channel family protein has product MEDLLGADGRASELINQAMTLIMTYAPKVVLAIITLVIGLWLINRFVGVLDNKLGKKDPTLNKFLCGLIGAILKILLFISVASMVGIATTSFIAIIGAAGLAVGLALQGSLGNFAGGVLILIFKPFKVGDTIDAQGYLGAVREISILYTIVDTFDNRRIVIPNGSLSNATLVNVSYYDTRRCDMTFGIAYGDDIDKARAVIKQLLDEDKRVLPEPEPRISVGSLGDNSVNIIVRPWTRTDDLWPVYWDMHERVKKAFDKEGLTIPFPQRDVHLYKNE; this is encoded by the coding sequence ATGGAAGACCTGCTTGGGGCTGATGGACGCGCTTCAGAGCTGATCAATCAGGCGATGACCCTGATTATGACTTATGCACCGAAAGTGGTGCTGGCCATCATCACCCTGGTGATCGGCCTCTGGCTGATCAACCGGTTTGTCGGTGTGCTCGACAACAAACTGGGCAAAAAGGATCCGACACTTAATAAATTCCTTTGTGGCCTGATCGGCGCGATCCTCAAGATTCTGCTGTTCATCTCTGTTGCGTCCATGGTCGGCATCGCCACGACCTCGTTCATTGCCATCATCGGTGCTGCCGGCCTGGCGGTGGGTCTGGCCCTTCAGGGCAGCCTCGGCAACTTTGCCGGCGGCGTGCTGATCCTGATCTTCAAACCGTTCAAGGTTGGAGACACCATTGATGCTCAGGGCTATCTCGGCGCCGTGCGGGAAATTTCCATCCTCTACACGATTGTCGACACCTTCGATAACCGCCGCATCGTCATTCCCAACGGCAGCCTGTCCAACGCTACGCTGGTGAACGTCAGCTACTACGACACGCGCCGTTGCGACATGACCTTTGGCATTGCCTACGGCGATGACATCGACAAGGCCCGGGCCGTGATCAAGCAGCTTCTGGACGAGGACAAACGGGTACTGCCGGAGCCTGAGCCGAGAATATCGGTGGGTTCCCTGGGCGACAACTCGGTCAACATCATCGTCCGGCCCTGGACCAGAACTGACGATCTCTGGCCGGTTTACTGGGACATGCACGAGCGGGTGAAGAAAGCCTTTGACAAGGAAGGCCTCACGATCCCGTTCCCACAGCGCGACGTTCATCTCTACAAGAACGAGTGA
- a CDS encoding aminoacyl-tRNA deacylase → MPVQQLKEFLEEANVEYMCLSHPPAFTAQELAHHVKIAGDRVVKTVIIELDGKMAMLVMPATWRIRWDRLSRILETDFLDLADEQEFQDRFPDCEVGAMPPFGNLFGMTVYCAEALTEQPELAFAAGSHTESVHMKTPDFLTLVQPMVLNQGFTKPGAQKPAWLVKNRRRPDDTAKQRVFGMAGY, encoded by the coding sequence ATGCCGGTACAGCAGTTGAAGGAATTCCTCGAAGAGGCAAATGTGGAATACATGTGCCTCTCTCACCCCCCTGCGTTTACCGCCCAGGAACTGGCCCACCACGTAAAGATTGCCGGCGACCGTGTCGTCAAAACCGTGATCATCGAGCTGGATGGCAAAATGGCCATGCTGGTCATGCCGGCTACCTGGCGCATCCGCTGGGACAGGCTGTCCCGGATTCTCGAGACCGACTTTCTTGATCTTGCCGATGAACAGGAATTCCAGGACCGGTTTCCGGATTGTGAAGTGGGCGCCATGCCGCCATTTGGCAACCTGTTCGGCATGACCGTGTACTGCGCCGAGGCCCTGACCGAACAGCCCGAACTCGCTTTCGCTGCTGGCAGCCATACCGAATCGGTTCACATGAAAACACCGGATTTTCTCACCCTGGTTCAGCCAATGGTCCTGAACCAGGGCTTTACCAAACCCGGAGCCCAGAAGCCCGCCTGGCTGGTCAAAAACCGCCGCCGGCCTGACGACACCGCGAAACAGCGGGTATTCGGCATGGCAGGATACTGA
- a CDS encoding FAD-dependent monooxygenase, producing MTQAFDIVVVGAGMVGAALATGLGQSGFSVAVVDRAPPPVFDPQASPDIRVSALSAGSERYLRSIDAWNKILNMRATPYQRLAVWDETRYPLQNLVPRKLIAVEFDATELGAHHLGHIVENPVTQQALWQTAEAEPRVTLIHGHGISSLALSSESATVTLDDGRELTAALVIGADGARSRVRDLAGIGTTRNQYGQQAMVISVRYQGPVEDITWQGFHPSGPRAFLPLHSAGLDFPGESWGSLVWYDAPDELARLKALDDDELMAEIQSAFPSCLPPLTHIDARASFPIARQHARHYFAGRVVLAGDSAHTINPLAGQGVNLGFQDAQALQGVLREARRAGDDLADRKWLDQYEQQRRPANRRMMLTMDVFYHLFSNQVPPVHLLRNLGLGAARALPFARNRVARYAMGIDEELPPVLKQVTARIPGLNQR from the coding sequence ATGACTCAAGCCTTTGATATTGTGGTTGTTGGCGCCGGCATGGTCGGAGCTGCCCTGGCCACTGGCCTCGGCCAGAGTGGCTTCAGTGTCGCCGTGGTTGATCGTGCTCCCCCACCCGTCTTCGACCCGCAAGCCAGCCCGGATATCCGGGTATCCGCCCTGAGCGCCGGTAGTGAACGTTACCTCCGGAGCATCGATGCCTGGAACAAAATCCTTAACATGCGGGCAACGCCCTACCAGCGGCTTGCGGTGTGGGATGAAACCCGGTATCCACTTCAAAACCTCGTGCCCCGGAAACTGATTGCAGTTGAATTCGACGCAACGGAACTGGGCGCCCACCATCTCGGCCATATCGTCGAGAACCCGGTAACCCAGCAGGCGCTCTGGCAGACCGCGGAGGCAGAACCACGGGTGACCCTGATTCACGGACACGGCATTTCATCGCTGGCCCTGTCCAGTGAATCGGCCACCGTTACCCTGGACGACGGTCGCGAACTCACCGCAGCCCTGGTGATCGGCGCTGATGGCGCCCGGTCCCGGGTCCGGGATCTCGCCGGCATCGGCACCACCCGGAACCAGTATGGCCAGCAGGCCATGGTGATCTCCGTGCGCTACCAGGGCCCGGTTGAGGACATTACCTGGCAGGGCTTCCACCCCTCCGGTCCCCGGGCGTTCCTGCCGCTGCACAGTGCTGGCCTGGACTTTCCGGGTGAGAGCTGGGGCTCGCTGGTCTGGTACGATGCGCCCGATGAACTGGCCCGCCTGAAGGCACTGGACGACGACGAACTGATGGCCGAAATCCAGTCGGCCTTCCCATCGTGCCTGCCACCGCTGACCCACATCGACGCCCGGGCCTCTTTTCCCATTGCCCGGCAGCACGCCAGGCACTATTTCGCAGGCAGGGTGGTTCTGGCCGGTGATTCGGCCCACACCATCAATCCATTGGCGGGCCAGGGCGTAAACCTCGGTTTCCAGGACGCCCAGGCACTGCAAGGCGTGCTCAGGGAAGCCAGGCGCGCCGGCGACGACCTGGCTGACCGGAAATGGCTGGATCAGTACGAGCAGCAACGCCGCCCGGCCAACCGCCGGATGATGCTGACCATGGATGTGTTCTACCACCTGTTCAGCAACCAGGTTCCGCCGGTGCACCTGCTCCGGAACCTCGGCCTCGGCGCCGCCCGCGCCCTGCCCTTCGCCCGTAACCGGGTTGCCCGCTATGCCATGGGTATCGATGAAGAGTTGCCGCCCGTGCTAAAACAGGTCACCGCCCGGATTCCGGGCCTGAACCAGCGTTAA
- a CDS encoding histidine triad nucleotide-binding protein, translated as MSETIFTKIINREIPADIIYEDDISLAFNDINPQAPVHFLVIPKKAIATINDLTEADRELVGHLYLVAAKIASEQGFADDGYRVVMNCGENSGQTVFHIHLHVLAGKPLGWPPYTDKMKQA; from the coding sequence ATGTCTGAGACGATTTTTACCAAGATCATCAACCGGGAAATCCCCGCCGACATTATTTACGAGGACGACATCAGCCTGGCGTTCAATGACATCAATCCCCAGGCGCCGGTGCATTTTCTGGTGATCCCGAAAAAGGCCATCGCCACCATCAACGACCTGACGGAAGCTGACCGCGAACTGGTCGGGCACCTGTATCTGGTGGCAGCGAAGATTGCCAGTGAACAGGGTTTTGCGGATGACGGCTATCGGGTGGTCATGAACTGCGGCGAGAATTCCGGGCAGACGGTGTTTCACATCCACCTTCACGTCCTGGCCGGCAAGCCGCTGGGGTGGCCGCCTTATACCGACAAGATGAAGCAGGCCTGA
- the phoU gene encoding phosphate signaling complex protein PhoU: MPTKKDDVYGDHISNKFNDELMALKTEFLKMGGMVEVQVENAIQALVDGNGHMADEIRANDKKVDRMEVEIDEEATLIIARRQPTARDLRLVISVIKMVADLERVGDEAKKIAKLAIKLTEEGQAPRGYVEVRHIGAHVLSMLHDALDAFARLDSEQALRIMKEDKRVDEEYQAAARTLLTFMMEDTRNISRCMSVMWVLRALERVGDHACNIAENVIFMVKGEDVRHTPVEEAERVVGR, translated from the coding sequence ATGCCTACGAAGAAGGACGACGTGTACGGAGATCACATCTCCAACAAGTTCAATGACGAACTGATGGCGCTCAAAACCGAGTTTCTGAAAATGGGCGGCATGGTTGAAGTCCAGGTTGAGAATGCCATTCAGGCTCTGGTGGATGGTAATGGTCATATGGCCGATGAAATCCGTGCCAACGACAAGAAAGTCGACCGGATGGAAGTAGAGATCGACGAAGAGGCGACACTGATTATCGCCCGCCGTCAGCCTACCGCCCGGGACCTGCGCCTGGTGATCTCGGTCATCAAGATGGTGGCTGATCTGGAGCGTGTGGGTGATGAGGCCAAGAAGATTGCCAAACTGGCCATCAAGCTGACCGAGGAGGGGCAGGCCCCCCGTGGTTACGTGGAAGTCCGCCATATCGGTGCCCACGTGCTCAGCATGCTCCACGATGCCCTGGATGCCTTCGCACGTCTGGACTCCGAGCAGGCCCTGCGGATCATGAAGGAAGACAAGCGGGTCGATGAGGAGTATCAGGCGGCCGCCCGTACCCTGCTGACCTTCATGATGGAAGATACCCGCAACATCTCACGGTGTATGTCGGTCATGTGGGTGCTTCGTGCCCTGGAGCGGGTCGGTGACCACGCTTGCAACATTGCCGAGAACGTGATCTTCATGGTCAAGGGCGAGGACGTTCGTCATACGCCGGTGGAAGAGGCCGAAAGAGTCGTCGGTCGCTGA
- the pstB gene encoding phosphate ABC transporter ATP-binding protein PstB: protein MNSINPTITSEASQSEEAAVPIQEEKPAETIIEEGKTVGKPFSDDPKFKLRDVDVFYGDTRAIKKISLDISRNEVIAFIGPSGCGKSTFLRCLNRMNDSIDICRVKGSLQLDDHDIYDPKRDVVELRARVGMVFQKPNPFPKSIYDNVAYGPRIHGLANRKSDLDEIVENSLRKAGLWDEAKDRLDATATGMSGGQQQRLCIARAIAVSPEVILMDEPCSALDPIATAKVEELIAEMSESYTIVIVTHSMQQAARVSHRTAYFHLGHLVEVNETNKVFTSPEHELTESYITGRFG, encoded by the coding sequence ATGAATAGCATTAACCCGACGATTACCAGTGAGGCGTCTCAGTCGGAAGAGGCAGCTGTCCCGATTCAGGAAGAGAAACCGGCGGAAACCATCATCGAGGAAGGCAAAACCGTCGGCAAACCGTTCTCTGACGATCCGAAGTTCAAACTTCGGGATGTTGACGTATTCTATGGTGACACCCGTGCGATCAAGAAAATCAGTCTGGATATTTCCCGCAATGAGGTCATCGCCTTTATCGGGCCTTCAGGCTGTGGTAAATCCACTTTCCTGCGCTGCCTGAATCGCATGAACGACAGTATTGATATCTGTCGTGTGAAGGGGTCTTTGCAACTGGACGATCATGACATCTACGACCCCAAGCGGGATGTGGTTGAGCTGCGTGCCCGGGTCGGTATGGTGTTTCAGAAACCGAACCCGTTTCCGAAGTCGATCTACGACAACGTGGCCTACGGCCCGCGTATTCACGGCCTTGCCAACCGCAAGTCCGATCTGGACGAGATTGTTGAAAACAGTCTGCGCAAGGCCGGCCTGTGGGATGAAGCAAAGGACCGGCTGGATGCCACCGCAACGGGTATGTCCGGTGGCCAGCAGCAGCGCCTGTGTATCGCCCGGGCCATTGCTGTCAGCCCGGAAGTGATCCTGATGGATGAGCCCTGCTCCGCGCTGGACCCCATCGCGACCGCCAAGGTGGAAGAGCTGATCGCAGAGATGTCGGAGAGCTACACTATTGTTATTGTGACACACTCCATGCAGCAGGCGGCCCGGGTATCCCATCGCACGGCCTACTTCCACCTCGGGCACCTGGTGGAAGTGAACGAGACCAACAAGGTATTTACCTCGCCGGAACATGAACTGACCGAGTCCTACATAACCGGCCGTTTCGGCTGA
- the pstA gene encoding phosphate ABC transporter permease PstA has product MTDQRSQAEIVRQSLKRRYRKERRFRAYGVLAIAIALGALLILFTDIIGKGYTGFVKTTITLEVNLDREMMYLDDPTDERQLKMADFVEPLIQALIKEIPGATEDDRKQVKDLINPYASVDLRDALNENPGWLGTTQTMSFLTHTDVDVYVKHAGDEAYSIKLDEQQMAWVDELLERDVIETSFNDVFFSGGDSRDPSKAGILGAIVGSLLTMFVTLILSFPIGVAAAIYLEEFAPQNKFTDFIEVNINNLAAVPSIIFGLLGLAVFINLFGMPRSVPAVGGLVLTLMTLPTIIISSRAAIKSVPPSIREAAEGIGASKMQVVLHHVLPLAMPGMLTGSIIGMAQALGETAPLLLIGMVAFIVDVPDGFFDSATVLPVQVFLWAGSPELAFIERASAAIMVLLTFLISMNALAIWMRKRLERRW; this is encoded by the coding sequence ATGACTGATCAACGTTCACAGGCGGAGATTGTCCGCCAGTCGCTCAAGCGCCGCTACCGCAAGGAACGCAGGTTCCGCGCCTACGGAGTTCTGGCAATCGCCATTGCCCTGGGTGCTCTGTTAATCCTCTTTACCGATATCATCGGGAAGGGGTACACCGGCTTCGTCAAAACCACCATCACGCTTGAGGTGAATCTCGATCGCGAGATGATGTACCTGGATGACCCCACGGATGAGCGCCAGCTGAAGATGGCGGATTTTGTGGAGCCTCTTATTCAGGCGCTGATCAAGGAAATTCCGGGAGCGACTGAGGATGATCGGAAGCAGGTAAAAGACCTGATCAACCCGTACGCGTCTGTCGACCTTCGTGATGCGCTCAATGAGAATCCCGGTTGGCTCGGTACCACTCAGACCATGAGTTTCCTTACTCATACGGATGTTGACGTCTATGTGAAGCACGCCGGAGATGAGGCCTACTCGATCAAGCTGGATGAACAGCAGATGGCCTGGGTGGATGAGCTACTGGAAAGGGATGTCATCGAGACTTCTTTCAACGATGTGTTCTTCAGTGGTGGCGACTCCCGGGATCCGTCCAAAGCGGGTATTCTCGGTGCCATTGTCGGGTCTCTGCTCACGATGTTCGTGACCCTGATACTTTCCTTCCCGATCGGCGTGGCTGCGGCTATCTATCTGGAAGAGTTTGCCCCGCAAAACAAGTTCACCGATTTTATTGAGGTCAACATCAACAACCTGGCGGCTGTCCCGTCAATTATTTTCGGTCTGCTGGGTCTGGCGGTGTTCATCAACCTTTTCGGCATGCCGCGGTCTGTTCCGGCGGTCGGTGGCCTGGTACTGACCCTGATGACATTGCCAACCATCATCATATCGAGCCGCGCCGCCATCAAAAGTGTGCCGCCTTCCATTCGTGAGGCTGCCGAAGGCATTGGCGCCTCCAAGATGCAGGTGGTTCTGCACCATGTATTGCCTCTGGCCATGCCGGGTATGCTCACCGGCTCAATCATCGGTATGGCCCAGGCACTCGGAGAGACCGCGCCGCTGCTGCTGATTGGTATGGTCGCGTTTATCGTCGACGTGCCGGACGGCTTCTTCGACTCCGCAACCGTATTGCCCGTGCAGGTGTTCCTGTGGGCAGGCAGCCCCGAGCTGGCCTTTATTGAACGTGCATCAGCCGCCATTATGGTGCTGCTGACCTTCCTGATCAGTATGAATGCACTGGCGATCTGGATGCGTAAGCGTCTTGAGCGCCGGTGGTGA
- the pstC gene encoding phosphate ABC transporter permease subunit PstC, whose amino-acid sequence MQPANLLLLTLVLAVVAYGLGYARSRSLAMPLGGIRHLKSLPFYYGARAALWSGIPALIVLALWAAFQGKVIQLIVIGGLPEGMMPANEGEASLLLSKISNVASGALPPGFAEAPIAEAAERLKALRSQSQFLMSALVIAVAVLAGFLGWLRIRPRLNARTQVESILKWLFFSCAALAILTTVGIIFSVALETFRFFEKVPFTEFFFGSQWSPQTALRADQVAAEGAFGMIPLFTGTLLISAIAMVVAVPVGLLSAIYLSEYANKTVRGAVKPLLEMLAGIPTVVYGFFAALTVAPFISDLAASIGIEASSQSALAAGAVMGIMIIPFVSSLSDDVINAVPQAMRDGSLALGATQSETMKKVIFPAALPGIMGGILLAVSRAIGETMIVVMAAGLAANLTANPLETVTTVTVQIVTLLTGDQEFDSAKTLAAFALGAMLFLATLLLNVIALKIVRKYREQYD is encoded by the coding sequence ATGCAACCGGCTAATCTTCTTTTGCTGACCCTGGTGCTGGCAGTCGTCGCCTACGGGCTGGGATATGCGCGGTCCCGGTCATTGGCCATGCCACTGGGGGGTATTCGCCACCTCAAGTCCCTGCCTTTCTATTATGGGGCCCGTGCGGCACTCTGGAGCGGTATTCCTGCGCTGATTGTTCTGGCCCTTTGGGCGGCTTTTCAGGGAAAAGTCATTCAGTTGATTGTGATTGGCGGGTTGCCGGAAGGCATGATGCCGGCAAATGAAGGTGAGGCCAGCCTTCTGCTCAGTAAGATCAGCAACGTGGCGAGCGGCGCCTTGCCGCCGGGGTTTGCGGAAGCGCCCATCGCGGAAGCGGCGGAGCGTCTGAAGGCCTTGCGCTCCCAAAGTCAGTTTCTGATGTCGGCCCTTGTAATCGCGGTCGCTGTTCTCGCGGGTTTCCTGGGGTGGCTGAGAATCCGGCCGCGCCTGAACGCCCGGACCCAGGTCGAATCCATCCTCAAGTGGCTCTTTTTCTCCTGTGCCGCCCTGGCCATTCTGACCACCGTCGGCATCATCTTTTCGGTCGCACTGGAAACCTTCCGCTTCTTTGAAAAGGTGCCGTTTACCGAGTTTTTCTTCGGTAGCCAGTGGAGTCCGCAGACTGCACTTCGGGCGGATCAGGTAGCTGCAGAGGGTGCCTTCGGGATGATTCCCCTGTTTACCGGTACGCTGCTTATTTCTGCCATTGCCATGGTGGTGGCGGTGCCGGTCGGCTTGCTGTCTGCTATTTACCTGTCTGAATACGCGAACAAGACAGTTCGCGGTGCGGTCAAGCCGCTGCTGGAAATGCTGGCAGGCATTCCCACGGTGGTTTATGGATTCTTCGCTGCCTTGACGGTTGCGCCCTTTATCAGCGATCTGGCCGCTTCCATTGGCATCGAAGCGTCGTCGCAAAGCGCGCTGGCTGCCGGTGCTGTCATGGGTATCATGATCATCCCATTCGTATCCTCCCTGTCAGATGACGTGATCAACGCCGTACCCCAGGCGATGCGTGATGGCTCCCTTGCCCTGGGGGCGACCCAATCGGAGACCATGAAGAAGGTTATTTTCCCCGCAGCGTTGCCGGGAATCATGGGTGGCATCCTGCTGGCGGTTTCCAGGGCCATTGGCGAGACAATGATCGTGGTCATGGCCGCTGGCCTGGCTGCGAATCTGACTGCTAACCCACTGGAAACGGTCACAACCGTAACCGTTCAGATCGTCACCCTGCTCACCGGTGACCAGGAATTCGACAGCGCCAAAACGCTGGCCGCGTTTGCACTCGGTGCCATGCTCTTCCTGGCAACCCTGTTGCTCAACGTAATTGCCCTGAAAATTGTCCGTAAATATCGGGAACAGTATGACTGA
- a CDS encoding substrate-binding domain-containing protein, which yields MMKLNKALATVALAGSVAALSAPAMARDTISIVGSSTVYPFATVVAERFGTKTDFSTPKLESTGSGGGMKLFCQGIGTQHPDITNASRRMKTSEFELCQKNGVKDITEFRIGSDGIVIASSRNAENLDITLEQLFLALGSKVPVDGKWVANPNKNWSDVDSSLPNKPIRVMGPPPTSGTRDSFNELALAAGCDALPEAKSLGKDEHSSICESVREDGAFIEAGENDNLIVQKLIGDTAMYGVFGYSFLEENSDRLQAATLNGMVPTAEAIAADEYPVARSLFFYVKKAHIGVVPGIKEYVDEFVSNAAMGQNGYLKDVGLIVPPRAALMDLMDKAENMRNLTLDELK from the coding sequence GTGATGAAACTGAACAAAGCACTCGCGACCGTTGCGCTGGCCGGCTCCGTAGCCGCCCTGTCCGCGCCGGCCATGGCCCGTGACACCATCAGCATCGTGGGTTCCTCGACTGTTTATCCGTTCGCTACCGTGGTGGCTGAGCGCTTTGGCACCAAAACCGACTTCAGCACGCCGAAGCTCGAGTCCACTGGCTCCGGTGGCGGTATGAAGCTGTTCTGTCAGGGTATTGGTACCCAGCACCCTGACATCACCAACGCTTCACGCCGAATGAAAACCTCCGAGTTCGAGCTTTGCCAGAAAAATGGCGTCAAGGACATCACCGAGTTCCGCATTGGTTCTGACGGCATCGTTATCGCCAGCTCCAGGAATGCCGAGAACCTCGATATCACCCTTGAGCAGCTGTTCCTGGCTCTGGGTTCCAAGGTTCCCGTTGACGGTAAGTGGGTTGCCAACCCGAACAAAAACTGGAGCGACGTTGACTCCAGCTTGCCGAACAAGCCGATCCGTGTAATGGGCCCCCCTCCGACCTCCGGTACCCGTGACTCCTTCAACGAGTTGGCGCTGGCCGCCGGTTGTGACGCGCTGCCTGAGGCAAAGAGCCTGGGCAAAGACGAGCACAGCTCCATCTGCGAAAGCGTCCGTGAAGACGGTGCTTTCATCGAAGCCGGTGAGAACGACAACCTGATCGTTCAGAAGCTGATTGGCGATACCGCCATGTACGGTGTGTTTGGCTACAGCTTCCTGGAAGAAAACTCGGACCGTCTGCAGGCAGCCACTCTGAACGGCATGGTTCCGACCGCTGAGGCGATTGCTGCCGATGAATACCCGGTTGCGCGTTCACTGTTTTTCTATGTGAAGAAGGCTCACATCGGTGTGGTTCCCGGTATCAAGGAATATGTTGACGAGTTCGTCAGCAACGCAGCCATGGGACAGAACGGCTACCTGAAAGACGTTGGCCTGATCGTACCGCCCCGCGCAGCTCTGATGGACCTGATGGATAAGGCTGAGAACATGCGCAACCTGACCCTGGACGAGCTCAAGTAA
- a CDS encoding acyl-CoA thioesterase, with protein MTAYDDDKPTPRGELALQVIPLPVDTNANGDVFAGWLVKQMDIAAATMAGRISQGRNATVAMDRMEFLSPLRVGSQVGCYCELVDIGRSSMKINVEVWTLDRTAKNPRKVTEGLFVYVAIDEHGRIREVPEQSL; from the coding sequence ATGACCGCGTATGACGATGACAAACCCACACCTCGTGGTGAACTGGCGCTTCAGGTAATTCCCCTTCCCGTCGATACCAACGCCAATGGTGATGTGTTCGCCGGCTGGCTGGTCAAACAGATGGATATCGCCGCTGCCACCATGGCCGGTCGCATTTCCCAGGGCCGCAACGCCACCGTTGCCATGGACCGGATGGAGTTTCTGTCGCCGTTACGGGTTGGTTCGCAGGTGGGCTGTTATTGCGAGCTGGTCGATATCGGTCGCAGCTCCATGAAGATCAACGTCGAGGTCTGGACTCTGGACCGCACCGCGAAGAATCCCCGCAAGGTAACCGAAGGCCTTTTCGTTTATGTAGCGATCGATGAACACGGCCGGATCCGGGAAGTACCCGAGCAAAGCCTCTGA